In Candidatus Hydrogenedentota bacterium, a genomic segment contains:
- a CDS encoding VOC family protein → MPSQDHVAFRVSDMEAALNFYEQTLGLRRLSCQTDEDHHERFAFLELDGGNLELLQPLDESNRPVSFAKPTVEAPYCPHLAIRTGDLDAVADRLREHGVPIVKGPLEIPGQVRWLYLADPDNNIIEFVQWL, encoded by the coding sequence ATGCCATCGCAGGACCACGTCGCTTTTCGTGTTTCCGACATGGAGGCCGCACTGAACTTTTACGAGCAAACGCTCGGACTCCGGCGGCTTTCGTGCCAAACCGACGAAGACCATCACGAACGGTTCGCGTTTCTCGAACTCGACGGCGGCAATCTCGAACTTCTTCAACCGCTCGACGAATCGAACCGCCCCGTGTCCTTTGCCAAGCCCACCGTCGAAGCGCCCTACTGCCCGCACTTGGCGATCCGGACCGGTGATTTGGATGCCGTGGCAGACCGGCTTCGCGAACACGGCGTGCCCATCGTCAAAGGCCCGCTTGAAATCCCGGGACAGGTCCGCTGGCTCTATCTCGCCGATCCCGACAACAACATCATTGAATTTGTTCAATGGCTGTAG
- a CDS encoding sigma-54 dependent transcriptional regulator — protein MAKSRILVIDDEALMREYVEEALVRSGYEVTTATNGRDGLQLLREKGFDAVVTDLKMTPVDGLEVVRRIREEKLDTRCIVMTAYGTIETAVAALKDGAEDYILKPFSPDVLELAVARALERGRVAEENRYLRAQLNRNYDCKALIGKSAAMRKVYAEIEKVASSRATVLVRGESGTGKELVAHALHYNGPRADRPFIKVNCAALSAGLLESELFGHEKGAFTGAHERKIGRFELADTGTLLLDEVSEIGLELQPKLLRALQEREFERVGGVSSIQVDTRIVATSNRNLELAVEKGQLREDLFFRLNVIQIVLPPLRERKDDIPPLMDYFLERYARENGRKITGFAPETRELFLDYAWPGNVRELQNAIERAVVLAADKILRPEHFLLGAVRRPAGETGLTPGVTLAETEKQLILKTLEYCKQNRTHAAKVLGISVRTLRNKLKEYGP, from the coding sequence ATGGCGAAATCGCGAATTTTGGTGATTGACGACGAGGCGCTCATGCGCGAGTACGTCGAGGAGGCGCTCGTGCGCAGCGGTTACGAGGTGACCACCGCGACGAACGGCCGCGACGGCCTTCAACTGCTGCGCGAAAAGGGGTTCGACGCCGTCGTCACCGATCTCAAAATGACGCCGGTGGACGGGCTTGAAGTCGTGCGGCGCATCAGGGAGGAAAAACTCGATACCCGCTGCATCGTCATGACGGCCTACGGAACCATCGAGACTGCCGTGGCCGCCCTCAAGGACGGGGCCGAGGATTACATCCTCAAACCGTTCTCGCCGGACGTTCTTGAATTGGCCGTCGCGCGGGCCCTCGAACGGGGCCGGGTCGCCGAGGAAAACCGTTACCTGCGCGCGCAACTCAACCGGAATTACGACTGCAAGGCGCTGATCGGCAAAAGCGCCGCCATGCGCAAGGTTTATGCGGAAATCGAAAAGGTCGCCTCGAGCCGGGCGACCGTCCTCGTGCGCGGCGAAAGCGGCACCGGCAAGGAACTTGTCGCGCACGCGCTGCACTACAACGGACCGCGCGCTGACCGTCCGTTCATCAAGGTCAATTGCGCCGCGCTGTCCGCGGGATTGCTCGAAAGCGAACTGTTCGGCCATGAAAAGGGGGCTTTCACGGGTGCGCACGAACGGAAAATCGGCCGTTTTGAACTGGCCGACACCGGTACGCTGCTGCTCGACGAAGTGAGCGAAATCGGCCTCGAACTGCAGCCGAAACTTCTGCGCGCATTGCAGGAACGCGAATTCGAGCGGGTCGGCGGCGTCTCGTCCATCCAAGTGGACACGCGGATCGTCGCCACGTCCAACCGCAACCTCGAACTCGCCGTCGAGAAAGGCCAGTTGCGCGAGGACCTGTTCTTCCGCCTCAACGTCATCCAGATTGTGCTGCCGCCGTTACGCGAACGGAAGGACGACATCCCCCCGCTGATGGATTATTTCCTCGAACGGTACGCCCGTGAAAACGGTCGAAAGATTACGGGTTTCGCGCCGGAAACCCGCGAACTGTTTCTCGATTACGCATGGCCCGGCAACGTCCGCGAACTGCAGAACGCCATCGAGCGCGCCGTCGTGCTGGCCGCCGACAAGATTCTGCGGCCCGAACATTTTCTGCTTGGGGCCGTGCGGCGTCCCGCCGGCGAGACGGGCCTGACCCCCGGCGTCACGCTGGCCGAAACCGAAAAGCAACTCATCCTCAAAACCCTCGAATACTGCAAACAAAACCGGACGCATGCCGCGAAAGTCCTCGGCATCAGCGTCCGCACCTTGCGCAACAAACTGAAGGAATACGGGCCGTAA